The following proteins are encoded in a genomic region of Penaeus chinensis breed Huanghai No. 1 chromosome 10, ASM1920278v2, whole genome shotgun sequence:
- the LOC125030015 gene encoding uncharacterized protein LOC125030015: MKIKDSQCVRTETGLHPDGSTWYLEGCRMAECSRDGNMMRIIYYSCGKVGTLDGCEMVEDHTLNYPDCCPKDSCS; encoded by the exons ATGAAGATCAAG GATTCTCAATGTGTCAGGACTGAGACCGGCCTTCACCCTGATGGCTCCACCTGGTATCTGGAAGGATGTCGAATGGCAGAATGCAGCCGCGATGGCAACATGATGCGTATCATTTACTACAG CTGCGGTAAAGTCGGTACTCTGGACGGCTGTGAAATGGTGGAAGATCACACTCTGAATTACCCCGATTGCTGCCCCAAGGATTCATGCTCCTGA
- the LOC125029861 gene encoding uncharacterized protein LOC125029861: MSCSTSSVSRVHSPSVGSERPGKSARLFQRGRDTAFKDGIILLLLIVSLAAESPVVIGGLPERFKRPSTYVDETGFKGPSTCVDETGSHPDGSTWYLEGCRMGECQRSGMGMLTTHFSCYLESLPDGCEVVQDNTLNFPDCCPTAKCS; encoded by the exons ATGTCATGCAGTACCTCGAGCGTTTCGCGGGTACACTCCCCTTCAGTTGGGTCAGAGCGCCCCGGTAAATCCGCTCGACTTTTTCAACGTGGAAGAGACACTGCTTTTAAGGATGGAATAATTCTGCTGCTGCTTATAGTGTCGCTGGCGGCTGAGTCTCCGGTGGTTATCGGGGGTCTTCCAG AAAGATTCAAAAGGCCTTCTACGTATGTCGACGAAACAGGATTCAAAGGGCCTTCTACGTGTGTCGACGAAACAGGCTCTCACCCTGATGGCTCCACCTGGTATCTGGAAGGATGCCGAATGGGAGAATGCCAACGCAGTGGGATGGGCATGCTTACCACCCATTTCTC TTGTTACTTGGAGAGTCTTCCCGACGGCTGTGAAGTGGTGCAAGATAACACTTTGAATTTCCCTGATTGCTGCCCCACAGCTAAATGCTCCTGA
- the LOC125029803 gene encoding U-scoloptoxin(16)-Cw1a-like yields MARIILLLLIVTLATVTQAGVGKKIEPIREGMPLVCRDETGYHPEGSTWYLKGCQRKYCTREGSTMITTHHICAPMAAPENCKWVEDETLNFPGCCPKPICP; encoded by the exons ATGGCCAGAATTATACTGTTGCTGCTTATAGTAACGCTGGCCACTGTGACCCAAGCTGGTGTGGGTAAAAAAATTGAGCCGATTCGAG AGGGAATGCCTTTGGTGTGTCGCGATGAAACAGGCTATCACCCTGAAGGCTCCACCTGGTATTTGAAAGGATGTCAAAGGAAATATTGCACACGCGAAGGGTCCACCATGATTACCACTCATCACAT CTGTGCTCCGATGGCTGCCCCAGAGAACTGTAAATGGGTGGAAGATGAAACTTTGAATTTCCCTGGTTGCTGCCCTAAACCTATATGCCCGTGA